The following DNA comes from Flavisolibacter ginsenosidimutans.
GAGGATTGTTTACACGTCGATTCGATTGGTTTAACCATTCCGGCAAAAGATGTTGATATCTGGAATTATGCTTTCGCCAGTCATTTTATCATCGTCACAAATGACGAAGACTTTCTTGACTTTGTGAATGTGAAAGGATTCCCACCGAAAGTTGTTCTTCTACGAACAGGAAACCAAAGCAACCCGTATATCGAGCAGTTGCTGGTAAAGCACAAAGCCGATATACAGGCGCTTTCCGAATCAAAAGAGTACGGGGTTTTAGAATTGTTCTGAACTTACTGCACCACTCTTATCATTTGCGTTCCGTAATACGAATGCATCTCTCCGTTGTACATCGCATCCGCACTCACCGGCCCTTGTTTAAATCGCCCAAGAGAAACCGCACGAACCGCGTAATAATATTTTTGCTTCGGCGAATAACTGTCCACAAAAAAATGAATGCGGTCGTCCCGAACATCAAGCGCCGTTGGCGTTCTGCCGTCTTTAATCCAATCCATGCCGGGAAGCTCCTTCGTTCTTGGATTTTCAATTTCAAAGCCGGCCGGCAACAAATCGGTGATAACTATGTTTTGAATATCGGCGTCGTAAGATTTTTCCAACGTGATGCCAACGATGATTAAATCGTTTTGTTTGAAGGTTGTTGTATTTAACAGACGTCCTTCACGGTCATAAAATTGGCGGCGTACTTTCAAATAATTGTCCTCTTCTTTGTACGCACCGCTCACACTAATGCCTTCGGCAATCCAACTGTAATACAATCTTCCGTTACCCTTGGTTGCAATTTCAATTCCGTTACCCCTGAGTGTTTCACTACTTCCTTTCCAATCTTTATCGCTCACGGTTGCAACAACTTTGCCGTTCACTCTAACATCGGCTGTTGCCGTTGAATGTGCAGCATTTCTTGCTACTTTACCCAAAGCCAGAAAGGAGAAAGCACGTTCCTGCGTGTTCAGCCATCTGTCGCTTTTTAAGCGTTGCGAAACGTGTTGTACCATTTGTGGGATTTGTCCATTACCCGGATCAACATCAATTAATGCATTCAACGAAATAGCTTCGTCGCGCAAAGCGCTGTAATAACTGCCACCGGTTTGTTGCACCGATTCTTCACCGCTGAACGATGAAGGCAGCAATGCATTGAACGAACGTTTGTCGCCCGCAACCGCATAAGCCGCCGACAAAAGATATTTGCTGTCCAACGCAAGCAACGACCCTGCGGCCTTGTAATAATTCATCGTTGATGCCTGCGGTCGATTGGCAAGTGCCAACACATACAAACTGTACGCAACTTCTTTCGGCGCAATCTTTCGCTGCTGATTGCGGTTGTAATAATAATTGACGGTTTCTTTTGTCTTCAAACGATTGCTTAAATAAGTCAACATCGTTTCCAGCAAACTGTTGTCCACGTCATAACCCGCTTTTCTTGCTTCCAGTAAAAAATGCGCGGCATAGATTGTTGCCCAACAATCCGCTTCCCCTTCGCCATCCCACAGCGTAACGGCGCCGTTGTACAATTGCCGCATTTTAATTTTGCGAATGGCTTCCGAAACGTTGTACGCCGCGTTTTGTTTGTTGTCAGGATTCAGCTTCAATGCATCCACCATATCGCCGTAATACAGTTGCGGAAAGGCCGCCGAAACGGTTTGCTCGGTGCAACCATACGGATAGGTAACGAGGTAACGAAGTTGGTCGGCCACTTGTGCAACCGGCGAACGGCTCACCACCAAATCATACTTGAAACTTCCCGGCATGAAATCGCTTTGCGGTATGTTGATGCTTTGTGTTTGTCCGCCAACAATAGAGCCGCTGCCCGAAAGTTTTTGCAGTGTTGACGGCGGCCGCACGGAGATGTCCGTTTCTTCTTTAAACTCCTCGCCCAAGACTTTTACCGACACAACAATTTTTGCAGCAGCTACGGTTGGGTCGGCAATGATTTGGAAAGTCCTGTGGCCTTCGCTGTTTGCGTTGATGGAAATATTTTGCGACGATGTGCCAACAACTTTCACCGGTCCTGATACGTTTACAGTCGCATTGCCGCTTGCCGTTTTTGCCGTTGTGTTAGAGATTGTCACCGGCACCAAAACCGTGTCGCCGGGAGAAATGAACCGAGGTAGTGAAGACGAAATCACCACCGGATCAGCAACCGTTGTTGTGGCTTCCGCATTGCCGAATTTTTCGTCTTTAAATGCAACGGCCATCAAGCGAATCTGCCCGCTGAATTGTGGCACCTCAAACTCAAACGAAACGTTGCCGCTGCCATCCGCTTTCTTCAATCCGCTCCAATACGACATAAGCTTAAATCGCTTGGCCGGTATGGGGTTCACACGTTTTTCCAAACTCAGGTCACCGTCGCCGCCAGTGCTGCTCAGCCGTCCGCGCAACTCGGGAAAAAGCAAAGGATACATGTCAAAAGCCGTCACACCCAACGCATTCTTCTGGTAATAAAAATCATAAGGGTCGGGTGTTTTAAAACCCGAAACCTGCAGGACGCCGTTATCCACCGCAGCCAACGAAACATAACTTCCAGCAACGGCTTTCACCGTCACTCGTTGATGCGTTTTTGACCGCGATGATTTTGCTGCCGTGATTTGTACCGGGATTTTTCTTCCGCTTTCTTCCACAGAAATATTTTGAAATCCATGCGCAACGGCAAGCGGCATATCGGTCACTTCGTGTGGCTTGACTAACGTTGCCGTAACGTAAACGTTGGGCACGTGTTCGCTGCTTAATTTCAATTCCATTGAAGCCGTACGTTTTTCCACGTTCAGGTATTGATGAGAGAGAAGACCGTCTCTTTCCACTGTTACCAACATCTTTCCGCTAAACGGTGTTTTGAACAAAACCTTCGCAACATCACCGGCATTGTAGCCTTCTTTGTCAAGCGAAATATCCACCTGGCCTTCGGTATTTACTTCAAAGGATGAAGCTTCGCCGCCCCAACTTCCGTAGCTGTAAAAATGTTTGGCCACATAAACATTCGCACCCGGACGATAAACCCTGATTTCGTAATCGCCAGGTGAACGCGGAATGAAAGCATAATCGGTTTTGCTAAACGTGATTTCTTTTTCCGAAAGCACCTTGTCTTCTTTTTGAGAGTCGTAGCGGAAGTAATTGCCGCTCTTTGCCAGCACTGTGCGGTACTCGTGTTTGATGATTTGAACCGTTGCCGGTGCGTTTACCGCTGCGCCGTCTTTGTTCAAACTCACCAAACTAAATTTCACGGTGCTGTTCAGCGGATAGTAATACGAGCCGTCATCTTTGATGCCGTTGAAAACATCCTGCGTGTAAATGTCGGCTGATGTAACGCGACTCACAGGACGTCCGGTTTCATCAAACACCGTTGTATAAAAATTTGCTGCAAGCAAACCTGTGTTGATATACATCGCCGGAACATCAAATTGAATGCTTGCGTTGCCGCTTGCGTCGGTGGTGCCCTGCTTTACAATCTTGTCGCTAAAGCTTTTCTGATTTTCTAAAGAAAAGTCATAGTCGCTAAAACCTTTTGCGCTAAACTGTTTTTGTTTGACTTGAATTTCCGTTTCAAAATTTCTGTTCGCAGCCGGCGGACCAAAAAAGTTCACGGCATTTATGCCCAGGTTTGTTGTTTCAGATGGACGCAAAAAAGGTTTGTCAAGCTTGGTTGTAATCTTGATTCTATCGGGAACGAATTCTTCAATCATGAAGTTCTTTGTGGCCAGCAATACGTCGTTGGAACTGTACGCTTCCATTGTGTAAGAACCGGTAATTGCGGCGGATGAAATGTCCATGCTTCCATCGGTTGCGCCTTGTTCGTTCAGCCCTTTGCGAAAGGTTTTGAGTTCTTTCCCGTTGGGCAAAAGAAAGCGGATCTTCACTGGCAGATCAGCCGCAGGTTTCCAACCTTTTTCTCTTACTACAAGCGCATAATTTAATCGCTCGCCGGGACGGTAAATGTCTCGTTCGGCATACACAAAAGCATCCAGGCCGGTTGTGTTCATTCGCTTTCCGCCCACGTCAAAACGGGATGTGTTCACTCTTGTGTTGTTGAATGGCAGGTAAGTAAAATCATTCGCCGTCTTTGCAATGATCATCGCGGGAGAATAGCCCGCAAAGTTTTTCGACGCAACAGCAATTTCGGCAACACCATCACCGTTCGTCGCACCGGTACCGAGCAATTGGTTGTTCTTTCCGTACACGTTTATCGTAACGCCATTCACGGCATTCGTTGTTTGAATGGAATTGGCGAACACCACCATTTTGGTGCTGCCTTGTTTTGCAATCAGGCCAATGTCGGAGAAGGAAATAAAGCGGCTGTCACGCACCCAATAATCTTGTGAGGAACGAATCATCACGTGGTAAATACCACGAGCATCAGGCAAGCGGTCTTCAAACTGCGAAACGTTGAGCAATCGTCCCGAACCGCTTTTTGGCAGTGAACGTGTGTCAATTTCTTTTTCGTAAATCACATCGCCTGACATCGCATCCATGTAGTCCGAATAGCTTTCTTCATCGCCTTCGCCGCGATAGGATGCGTATTCCGCTCCTTCACTTTCGCGTGGTTGATAACCGTGCGAAAGTGCCTGTAACAAATTGTTCTCGTAAATTTTTGAAACGACAACTTTTAATCGCGGCGTGTTCGTCACCTGCACTTCAATGTTTCCACTACCGTGCCTTGACAAGTAAACGGCTTTACTGTTGGTGAACTTGATGGCCGATTCCAATTGACCAAAACCAACCGCACCAAAATAATCTTCTTTCAACGTGCCGCCCAATTTTCCGTGAATGCCTTTTTTGATTTGAAGGCTGTAGCTTTTTTCTGCATCAAACTTGTCGCTGCGCAGAATCAAACCAAAATCGGTTGGTTCGGTTGTGAACGTGACGGCCGGGTTAAACGAAATATAATTGTTGACCGCTTCGGGTGCTAGTTGCTGGCTGGTGTACAATCGAACGATGCCTTCAGTGCCCGTATGCTCCGCTTCAAGATTAGAAACACTCAACACGTATGGCGAAGGAACAGTGAGGCTTTGCGTGATGGCTTCCGTGGTTGCGTTGGTGCCCTTCTCCGGTCTGATTCCGGCTGCCAGTATAAGCTTC
Coding sequences within:
- a CDS encoding DUF5615 family PIN-like protein, producing the protein MAKLLLDANLSWRLVAKVKLHFEDCLHVDSIGLTIPAKDVDIWNYAFASHFIIVTNDEDFLDFVNVKGFPPKVVLLRTGNQSNPYIEQLLVKHKADIQALSESKEYGVLELF
- a CDS encoding alpha-2-macroglobulin family protein encodes the protein MRIKSALAVTCVMAVFLSACNRNYTTIDYAKGEVPALGNLTFRFNKALQPDSLLNNWDSTEYISFEPKIAGRFRWNGPEELVFSPSQPLAPATTYKAKFKDELFRYSKYNDVKDGDVNFYTSPLKLEDANLTWLTAADGNSAAQPQITLHFNYPLKAEDLKDKLKVEVDGAKTDYALATSGSANEIGVRLLQLKPEDKSYDAKLILAAGIRPEKGTNATTEAITQSLTVPSPYVLSVSNLEAEHTGTEGIVRLYTSQQLAPEAVNNYISFNPAVTFTTEPTDFGLILRSDKFDAEKSYSLQIKKGIHGKLGGTLKEDYFGAVGFGQLESAIKFTNSKAVYLSRHGSGNIEVQVTNTPRLKVVVSKIYENNLLQALSHGYQPRESEGAEYASYRGEGDEESYSDYMDAMSGDVIYEKEIDTRSLPKSGSGRLLNVSQFEDRLPDARGIYHVMIRSSQDYWVRDSRFISFSDIGLIAKQGSTKMVVFANSIQTTNAVNGVTINVYGKNNQLLGTGATNGDGVAEIAVASKNFAGYSPAMIIAKTANDFTYLPFNNTRVNTSRFDVGGKRMNTTGLDAFVYAERDIYRPGERLNYALVVREKGWKPAADLPVKIRFLLPNGKELKTFRKGLNEQGATDGSMDISSAAITGSYTMEAYSSNDVLLATKNFMIEEFVPDRIKITTKLDKPFLRPSETTNLGINAVNFFGPPAANRNFETEIQVKQKQFSAKGFSDYDFSLENQKSFSDKIVKQGTTDASGNASIQFDVPAMYINTGLLAANFYTTVFDETGRPVSRVTSADIYTQDVFNGIKDDGSYYYPLNSTVKFSLVSLNKDGAAVNAPATVQIIKHEYRTVLAKSGNYFRYDSQKEDKVLSEKEITFSKTDYAFIPRSPGDYEIRVYRPGANVYVAKHFYSYGSWGGEASSFEVNTEGQVDISLDKEGYNAGDVAKVLFKTPFSGKMLVTVERDGLLSHQYLNVEKRTASMELKLSSEHVPNVYVTATLVKPHEVTDMPLAVAHGFQNISVEESGRKIPVQITAAKSSRSKTHQRVTVKAVAGSYVSLAAVDNGVLQVSGFKTPDPYDFYYQKNALGVTAFDMYPLLFPELRGRLSSTGGDGDLSLEKRVNPIPAKRFKLMSYWSGLKKADGSGNVSFEFEVPQFSGQIRLMAVAFKDEKFGNAEATTTVADPVVISSSLPRFISPGDTVLVPVTISNTTAKTASGNATVNVSGPVKVVGTSSQNISINANSEGHRTFQIIADPTVAAAKIVVSVKVLGEEFKEETDISVRPPSTLQKLSGSGSIVGGQTQSINIPQSDFMPGSFKYDLVVSRSPVAQVADQLRYLVTYPYGCTEQTVSAAFPQLYYGDMVDALKLNPDNKQNAAYNVSEAIRKIKMRQLYNGAVTLWDGEGEADCWATIYAAHFLLEARKAGYDVDNSLLETMLTYLSNRLKTKETVNYYYNRNQQRKIAPKEVAYSLYVLALANRPQASTMNYYKAAGSLLALDSKYLLSAAYAVAGDKRSFNALLPSSFSGEESVQQTGGSYYSALRDEAISLNALIDVDPGNGQIPQMVQHVSQRLKSDRWLNTQERAFSFLALGKVARNAAHSTATADVRVNGKVVATVSDKDWKGSSETLRGNGIEIATKGNGRLYYSWIAEGISVSGAYKEEDNYLKVRRQFYDREGRLLNTTTFKQNDLIIVGITLEKSYDADIQNIVITDLLPAGFEIENPRTKELPGMDWIKDGRTPTALDVRDDRIHFFVDSYSPKQKYYYAVRAVSLGRFKQGPVSADAMYNGEMHSYYGTQMIRVVQ